Within Methanomassiliicoccales archaeon, the genomic segment CCTACCGAAGAGCCGACGACTGCACCTAGCGCCACGAGCAGATTGGCGTTTCCCAATCCCGACGCGCTTGAGGGCAGGAACACGAAGCAGCTCACTGTCAATATCGCGGGTATCACCGCATCCCCCACCCCCATGAACATCGCCTCCCGGTCCTCGTTCTCTGCGGTGATGGACTTGTCGTCCAGGTCGGACATCTTGAATCCCTTCGTCTTCGGGACCACGAAGATGACCGGCAGGCGCAAAGGCAGCACACCCTCGGCCAGGGCGATCATGTGCTTGGTCTTGTAGACCGAAATGGCGTCGTAGATGGCTAGGATGACGAGCAGGATGAGCACCGGAAGGATGCCTAAGGAGAGGCCGAGGATGATGGCCGCGCCGCAACCGACCACGAATCCCACGCTGTTGACCACATACCATTCGGGTTTGAGGAGCAACGCCGCCACCAGCCCGACGGCTATGATGATGGAAAGCAGGAACGCCAGGTCCAGGTCCGGGGCGACCTGATAGACCACGGGTAGGGCCACCACCGCCGTCGAGATGGCCACCGCCACCACGAAGATGGCCTTGATGACCTTCCCCAGGCCGACCCTGATCAAAACAAGGATCAGCCCTGTCATGGCCAGCAACATGACGATGTAGATGACGGGGTTCACCGGGTCATTGGCGTTCTCGAAGGCCCGGTAGTCCGAAGGGTAGAAAGGCACGAGCAGGAGCGAGACCAAATGCACGGAAAGGAAGATGAGGAACATCGCTGCCAGGGGCGTCCGGACGCGCATCCTCCCTCTGATGAACGATGCGCTAGATAACGCTATCCCGTTACACTCAGATTCCTTCGGACCTCCGCTCCCAGGAAGGGAATGCTTTTATTGAGGAGGGGCTCGATGTGCGCGCCATGAGACCTCGGAGCATCGACGAGTTCTTTCCCAAGCGGTTCTCGCTCAAACTGGAGAACGCCAAGACCATACCAGACATATTCGAGGTGGTCAAAGAGGCGGTGCAGGTGAGGGAGGGGGTCACGAGGACAGGGTTGATGCTAGGCCTGGCGGAGCTGGGAGGTTCCGCGGATTCGTTTATCGGCGGGCTGCATCCTCTGGGCACGAACATCATCGTCCTCAACAAGGTCCCACTGCGCAGGGTTCAGGATACGAACCCGGAACTCTACAAGCCCTACGTCTTCCATGTGCTGCTGCACGAATACCTGCACACCGTTGGGCTAGTGGATGAGGATGGGACCAGAAGGAGGACGCTCGACATCACCCGTTCCTTGTTCGGAGTGGACCACCTGGCCACCAGGATAGCTGAGGATATCGGGAAGTATCTACCGTACATCACCTACCCGGTGCGCATGCCCCTGCCCGAGGGCACGCAGATCGAGCTGGTGGAAGGGTTCGATCGCTCGAGCACGACCTACTTCGCTTAGGTGCCCGGGATGAGAGAGGTCCAGGGCACAAAATGCCGATGCCCTGACTCACTGAATCAAGTTGCCCGTCTCTCCTGGCGGCTCCCCTATCGCGGGGTCGGCTGCTCGGTGGTCACCTGGCCAAAGGCCACTGTGCCCGATCTCTTGGTGATCTTGACCCGCGCCCTCGACCCCTTGGCCGTTCCAGGAATGTAGATGATGATGTTCTCCTTGCGTGCGATGCCATCTCCCTTCTTCCCCACATCCTCGATCATGAAGTCATAGACGTTGCCCTCCACGATCGCCTCCGGCTCGGGGGCCTTGGGCTGCTTCCTCACGTGGACGGGGCGGTGAGCGCCACAAGCTTCGCACTCCAGAATGAGGACGCGGCCTTCCTTGTTGATATGGGTGTCCGGGCGGTCGCATTCCGAGCAGAGAACGAAGGTGTCAGTATAGGAAACGATGCGGTCGGCTATCTGGATCGGGGTCAGCTTCGCCTTCAGGATGAGCCTCCGGCCCTCAACGTGGCCAGGGGTGCCCAGCTCTCGCAACAGATACTGTACGAGGTGCTCTGGCTCCCGGCGCAATGCATCCACGATGTCGCCGAAGTTGCGCACCACCGTGGTCTTGCCCTCCTGGAAGACGTCTGGCTCGGGGACAGTGAAGCGCTCGTGCTTCTCGATGGTCTCGGGCAGCTTCTCCTTGGCCCGGTCGAGCAGGAATTGGTAATCGTCATTGGACATGTTCATCGAGCCCCTCTAAAACCCCTTTGCATATAAACATATCGAGCGAGGCGATGAGTCTGGCTCAGCTCCCGTACCTGCGTCTAACGGCCGCCTGCACCAGGCCGAAGTGCAATGGCGAAGGCTTGCCTGGCCGGGACTTGAACTCCGGGTGGAACTGCGAGGCCACAAAGTAGGGATGATCTGCCATTTCCGCGATCTCCATCTTCACCCCGTCCGGGGAGCGCCCGGTGAACTTCCATCCGCTCGATTCCAGCTTCTCTATGTACTTCGGATTAACTTCGTATCGATGACGGTGGCGCTCCATGATCAAGGTCTTGCCGTAGAGCTCGAACGCCTTTCCTTCCTCGGCCACCACCACCGGCTGCGCCCCCAATCTCATCGTGGCTCCTTTTCGCTTCACATCCCTTTGCTCCGGCAAC encodes:
- a CDS encoding presenilin family intramembrane aspartyl protease is translated as MRVRTPLAAMFLIFLSVHLVSLLLVPFYPSDYRAFENANDPVNPVIYIVMLLAMTGLILVLIRVGLGKVIKAIFVVAVAISTAVVALPVVYQVAPDLDLAFLLSIIIAVGLVAALLLKPEWYVVNSVGFVVGCGAAIILGLSLGILPVLILLVILAIYDAISVYKTKHMIALAEGVLPLRLPVIFVVPKTKGFKMSDLDDKSITAENEDREAMFMGVGDAVIPAILTVSCFVFLPSSASGLGNANLLVALGAVVGSSVGFFLLMRYVLKGNPQAGLPLLNGGAILGFLTAYLLVFRDLSFGLF
- a CDS encoding translation initiation factor IF-2 subunit beta — encoded protein: MSNDDYQFLLDRAKEKLPETIEKHERFTVPEPDVFQEGKTTVVRNFGDIVDALRREPEHLVQYLLRELGTPGHVEGRRLILKAKLTPIQIADRIVSYTDTFVLCSECDRPDTHINKEGRVLILECEACGAHRPVHVRKQPKAPEPEAIVEGNVYDFMIEDVGKKGDGIARKENIIIYIPGTAKGSRARVKITKRSGTVAFGQVTTEQPTPR